The following coding sequences lie in one Anolis carolinensis isolate JA03-04 unplaced genomic scaffold, rAnoCar3.1.pri scaffold_11, whole genome shotgun sequence genomic window:
- the dtwd1 gene encoding tRNA-uridine aminocarboxypropyltransferase 1 isoform X1 yields the protein MSLMPPVTLKEDDNKSQGVERSSECLMTSQETAKEETPMDNLLLASQTILESAQKQGRSKCPRCHGSRMFYCYTCYVPVETVPTRDIPVVKLPLKIDIIKHPNETDGKSTAVHAKLLAPEDVMIYTYPCIPDYEEMRHEIALIFPGPNSILVNDIPLSLQSKCEKNVSSDKDGDSAMAPALKSARLESGEDGSVSEQQVHSGSKNTPLKKIIFIDSTWNQTNKIVTDERLQGLLQIELKSRKTCFWRHQKGKPDTYLSTIEAIYYFLVDYHKEFLKEKYEGQYDNLLFFFSFMYKLIRNARGSAGKE from the exons ATGTCCTTAATGCCGCCTGTGACTTTGAAAGAAGACGACAACAAGAGTCAAGGAGTCGAGAGAAGTTCCGAATGCCTGATGACAAGCCAGGAAACTGCAAAGGAAGAAACCCCAATGGACAACTTGCTCTTGGCATCTCAAACCATCCTCGAAAGTGCCCAAAAGCAAGGGAGATCAAAATGCCCAAGGTGCCATGGTTCGAGGATGTTCTATTGCTACACCTGTTACGTTCCTGTCGAAACGGTCCCCACCAGAGACATTCCTGTTGTGAAG CTTCCTTTGAAAATCGACATCATTAAGCATCCCAATGAAACGGATGGCAAAAGTACAGCGGTGCATGCCAAGCTCCTGGCACCTGAAGATGTTATGATTTACACATATCCTTGCATCCCAGACTATGAAGAAATGAGACATGAA ATTGCTCTGATATTTCCTGGTCCTAATTCCATTTTAGTAAATGACATTCCTCTGTCTTTGCAAAGCAAATGTGAGAAGAATGTCAGTAGCGATAAGGATGGAGACTCAGCAATGGCACCAGCCCTCAAGAGTGCCAGATTAGAGTCAGGTGAGGATGGCAGCGTGAGTGAACAACAGGTGCACAGCGGGAGTAAAAATACGCCATTgaagaaaattatatttattgaCAGTACCTGGAATCAGACAAACAAAATTGTCACAGATGAGCGACTCCAAG GATTGCTACAGATTGAACTAAAATCAAGGAAAACCTGCTTTTGGCGTCACCAAAAAGGAAAGCCCGATACCTACTTGTCTACCATTGAAGCCATCTATTACTTTTTAGTAGACTATCACAAGGAGTTCTTAAAGGAAAAATACGAGGGACAATATGACAACTTGCTTTTCTTCTTCTCGTTTATGTACAAACTGATAAGAAATGCCAGGGGTTCTGCGGGAAAAGAATAA
- the dtwd1 gene encoding tRNA-uridine aminocarboxypropyltransferase 1 isoform X2 produces the protein MSLMPPVTLKEDDNKSQGVERSSECLMTSQETAKEETPMDNLLLASQTILESAQKQGRSKCPRCHGSRMFYCYTCYVPVETVPTRDIPVVKLPLKIDIIKHPNETDGKSTAVHAKLLAPEDVMIYTYPCIPDYEEMRHEIALIFPGPNSILVNDIPLSLQSKCEKNVSSDKDGDSAMAPALKSARLESGLLQIELKSRKTCFWRHQKGKPDTYLSTIEAIYYFLVDYHKEFLKEKYEGQYDNLLFFFSFMYKLIRNARGSAGKE, from the exons ATGTCCTTAATGCCGCCTGTGACTTTGAAAGAAGACGACAACAAGAGTCAAGGAGTCGAGAGAAGTTCCGAATGCCTGATGACAAGCCAGGAAACTGCAAAGGAAGAAACCCCAATGGACAACTTGCTCTTGGCATCTCAAACCATCCTCGAAAGTGCCCAAAAGCAAGGGAGATCAAAATGCCCAAGGTGCCATGGTTCGAGGATGTTCTATTGCTACACCTGTTACGTTCCTGTCGAAACGGTCCCCACCAGAGACATTCCTGTTGTGAAG CTTCCTTTGAAAATCGACATCATTAAGCATCCCAATGAAACGGATGGCAAAAGTACAGCGGTGCATGCCAAGCTCCTGGCACCTGAAGATGTTATGATTTACACATATCCTTGCATCCCAGACTATGAAGAAATGAGACATGAA ATTGCTCTGATATTTCCTGGTCCTAATTCCATTTTAGTAAATGACATTCCTCTGTCTTTGCAAAGCAAATGTGAGAAGAATGTCAGTAGCGATAAGGATGGAGACTCAGCAATGGCACCAGCCCTCAAGAGTGCCAGATTAGAGTCAG GATTGCTACAGATTGAACTAAAATCAAGGAAAACCTGCTTTTGGCGTCACCAAAAAGGAAAGCCCGATACCTACTTGTCTACCATTGAAGCCATCTATTACTTTTTAGTAGACTATCACAAGGAGTTCTTAAAGGAAAAATACGAGGGACAATATGACAACTTGCTTTTCTTCTTCTCGTTTATGTACAAACTGATAAGAAATGCCAGGGGTTCTGCGGGAAAAGAATAA